The nucleotide sequence TGCGATCGCTGAAGCAGATTCGATCGCATTCCCCAACTGGGATAAATGCTCAATACTGGCCTTGCGTTCGCCCAGCTCTGCTAACACCCGAGCCAAGCTACACCGTCTGGCCAGCGAATCCCGCTCTTGAAGAGCTTGTTTGAAGCAGTTCAATGCCGAGGTAGCAGCAGCAATCCGCTCGCTCGGTTTTAATGTTAAAGTCTGCGACAGCCAGAAGTAGTGCAGACCGTCAATATATATATTGCGATCGCCCTTAGACCGACACTCGAATGCGGGCACCCAATCGTCAATAAGATCTCGAGCATAGTTCATCTCAGCCAATACCGACCTCCAAAGGTCGAGATCTAAATCTGGAGAGGTCGAGTCAATGTCGTCAGCCAGAAGCTGGCGCTGCTTGAGTTTATCGGTGCAGTCTGATTTACAGGCAAATAGATTGAGCTGATAGCCATCGAACGGTTGGTGTGGATCGAACGGTACGAGCAACCCCAATCCGGGCAATAGGCGAAAGGGCTTGTAGCCGAGCGCCTCAAACTGTTCAATCAGTTGAATATTGATTTGCTTGCCATGTTTCAACTCAAACATGACTAAAGGCGACTGTCGTTCGAAAAATTTTCGCCCACCAGCAAGAATTTTAGCTTCCTCTCCTTCTGCATCTAATTTGACAAAGTCAATCTGAGCCCAAGAACGCCGCTCCATCTCCTCATCTAAGGACAAGAGATCGATCCTTTCCCGATGCTGTCGGTTGGGGTCTCCCTGCAAGGAGTTTAGTTCGCTATTGGAGGATAAGAAGAGGGTCGCTTCACCTTCGCGATCCGAAAGCCCTGAATTTATAAGCTCCACTGTAGCCAAGGAATTAGCTTTCACACCTTGCTGCAACCGTTCGAAGACCAAACTGGCAGGTTCGTAGGCGGTGATCTGACCTTGCCCTTGAAGCAACTTAGCCATTGTTAAGGTATAAACGCCATGATTGGCCCCAATGTCTAACGCATGCATACCTGGAGCGATCAGGCTGCGGATAAATGCCATCTCTGCTTCAAACCAATCCCCCTGTTCGAGCAAGACATAGGTTGTCATGCTACGTAGATTATCTTCGACACAAATTTTTACTCCTCCCTCAATCTCAATGAGTTGCTGATCGAACTCAATTCTCGGATTTATCATTAGCTGTGAATCGGGTTTTTCTGGAGCCATTAAAATCAGATTATCTGCCAGAAGGAGATATCGATCTTCTGGCCATTCCTTAAGATGCAGGATTGTAGACGAGACGGCGGAATGTCCGTTTCCAATGAAGTGATCGCACTTAGCTGCCAGATAAGTATCTTTAATAATCTCAATGCCAAGCTGCTTGCGAGAGGAGTGCTGTTGGTAGTGAACTCCAACATCCGTACTCGTCCGAGTAGCGTTTGTATAGCATAGTCTCTCGCCATAAATCTGTTGATATTCTGCTAGTACTGACGCTTCATCAGTCAGAAGGAAAATCACAGTGTCTGGCACGCGTTCGAGATGCCTTGCAATCGCCTGATGATATCGCTGATTAATTTGATGGAGGTTGGAGCTTTCCTTTCTTTTGTCACTTCCCCGTATGTGGACAGCTAGAGTATCGCAGCCAGCTAGATGTTTGGAGTAGAATTGCTCAATTTCACATTGAATCTCTGGTTTAATCTTCAAATATTTTTGACATAAATAGCGATAAATCTCCTGCGGAGACTTGCCTAAAAGATAGTGATGGGTGTCAATCTGGGGTATGAGATCGCAGACATAGCTATGGAAGTCACTAACGACAATATCTTCTTGTCTGAATAAGAAAGATGAGCCAGATAGTCGAGAGCCAAAACCATCCCATTTGTTCAAGTTATTGCATTTAAGATTATCTTCTACCCACTTGGATGGATAAAATGTATATGAACGGCCAGCCAAGTCATCAATGGTATAAGGCGAGACTGGCGCAAAGTAGTTCTCAAATCCATTTTCATCCTCAGGATCGCGAAATAGGCTGTTATCCCCCCAGTGAACAATGGGAGTTCTATCGGTTAATTCAGCAACCAGAAGTTGTCCCAATACATGGTCAATATCAGACCAAAAGCCATATCCCCATGCTTTAATCAAAATAAATTTGGGTCGGTCTATTATCAATTTGGCCAATTTGCCTTCCTGCTCTTGCTCGCCAGAACGCAGTGAGGATCGTTGCCTATCTCGTTGTAGAATTTCTGTAGGAAAAATTAATTTTCCTTCTCGATCGAACTGATACATTCCGCGAGCATTCCCCCTAAGCAAGCAAATCCAAGCGGCCATATTTCCAGTATGGTTCACAATTAGCCTGCATCTTGAAAGCAAATGAGTTGTTGCTAATAGAATTTTTCCAAACTCAAACCTGTCGAGACTTAAGTCATTACTGAGATCGTGTAAAACGATTTTCCCCTTAGTGACAGGCATTTCCTCTATAAAGAAGCATTGATTTTTGAGTCGAGCTACAAACAAGTCTCTGACTTGCTCCTGATCTGTCTGAATTAGAATTCTGAAGTCGGGATTTTCTTTCAAAAAACTTTCAACCACATTCAAATAAGCTTGGGGATTAGCTAGTTGAATTTCTGTAGATTTGTCGGTACCTCTATAGCATACTGCTATTGTTCTAGAAAAATCTATTTGATATTTCTCAACTAGAAAACCTTGAAGATCTAAGATAGAATCGCTCACATTAAAATATCTATCAATCAATAAATTATACCGATTGAAGTCATAGCTCTGGTAGACACCATGATGATTGTGTTTGGGCAAATATTCGCCTGTATTTATATGTTTTATCTCTCGATCTATTGTGTCTTTGAAGTAGAACGGATAGACATCAATCCTGTCTTGCACCTGCTTCTTAGTTTTGTAGGCTAGAAACTCATCCGAAAAATCAATTTTCTCAGGAAGAATATTCTGATTGAATAATTCTACAACACCCCAAAAGTATACTGTTAGTATCGAGAAAAATCCATTACCTGGATTGCTTCTACTACCGTATAAAGTCTTATTTTGGAGGGAATAGTAATTATTGAGGCACAACCTTAATGCACGGGTATCTTGTCGATATATATGACTCGCATACTCTTGTTCTTTAAGACGTAGTTTGGCTAAGCTTAAACGCTGATTTGTCTGAGGGCTGCAGAAGGAATTTTGGACGACTTGGTTGAGGATAGATATTGTTGTATCTGCTGTGTGATATGAGTTAAAAATGTAGCTGTTTTCGTAAGTCTCCACAATGCTAACCCACAACCAATCAGGTAGTCGATCGTTAAATGGTCGATTGTCATATATCCTATCTACAGGGAGAAAGGGTTCATCAATCTGGATGGTGGCGTTAGACCTCATAAGCCCAACAAGTTCTTGGAGTGCCTGGACACTCACTTGCCGCTGACCTAATTCTGCAGCTACTCGTGCCAAAGTACAGTATCTAGAGAAAGAGGGCTTCGCACTGACGACATTCTGAAGACATTCAAAGGAATGTTGTAATGAAGCTAACTGCTCTGCTGGTGAAATGTCAAATATCTTAGAGATAAAAAAGTAATTCAGTCCTTCTTCGTACAGTTGACCGTAAGCATTTGAGCTCATTTCAACTTGCTGCCACTGACGGAGTAAAGGAGCCGCATAACTTAATTTGGCAATCTCCTCTAACCAATAGGAAGGTTTTGAGAGTGAAGGTTTTTCTGAAAGCTGTTTGACTAGCAGTCGGCGTTCAGATAATTGTTGAGCTCGATCTGCTTTGCAAGCAAACAAGTTCAACTGGAAGCGCTCTATTGGCTTCTGAGAGTCGAAAGGTGCTAATAGACATATACCTGGAATAAAGTAGTAAATATCGTAGCCTAACTCCTGAAACAGTTCGACTAGCAGTAGATTAACCTTATCGCTAATGAGTTCAAACATAATTAATGGCGATTGTTCTGAGAAGAAGCGCTGACCGCCTGCGAGGATCTTAGCTTCTTCTCCCTCTGCATCCAACTTGACAAAGCTGATATCCTGCCAGCCATTTCTTTCCATTTCTCGATCTAAATTCAACAGTCGAATAGTTTCCTTCATCTGTCCCACACTTGCCGTATGTAAGGAATTTAGTTCGCTGTTTGTTGATAAGAATAAAGCCGCCTCACCTTCTCGGTCTGAGAGACCTGCTTTCACTATTTTGACAGTGTTTAATGTATTCGCATATACACCTTTCCTCAATAGTGTAACGACCGAACTCGCAGGTTCGTAGGCGGTAACCCGGCCTTGTCCTTGCAGTAACTTAGCCATCGTCAGAGTATAGACCCCATGATTGGCCCCAATATCTAGTACCTCCATTCCAGGGACAATCAGTTGACGAATAAAAGCCATCTCTGATTCAAACCAATCCCCCTGCTCTAGCAAGACATAAGTAGTTAAGCTATTGAGATCGTTCTTGACACAAATTTTAACACCACCTTCAATCTGAATGAGCCGTTCATCTGGTTCGAGTTGGAGGGAAGAGCTAAAGCTTGAAGGCCGAGCAGATATATTAAGAGAACTGGGCAAAGATCTTGTGGGAACTTCTGCTTTCTCTTGTAAATAGCGATGCCACATCTTTCGATAAGCTACTTCAAGGTTGTGCGTAAATTCTGTCGCTTGTATCAGCGGAGAATTGTACATCCGCTCTCTCAAACTCGACCTCAACTGTTGCAGCCAATCTACATTATTGGCTAGATCTATCGCAATACTAATGTAATCTTGCTCGGAATCTGCAATAAGCTCTTCTAGCCCTACTGCCGAGAGCAAACTCACTCCGACTCGGGATACGTGAGTGTCTCCTGCCAATGTCACCACTGGAATGCCCATCCACAGGGCTTCGCAGGTAGATGTCGTACCGTGATAGGGATAGGCATCGAGAACGATATCGACTCGGTGGTAAGTTGCTAAATGAGATTGAAAATTGGGTATCCACTGTA is from Synechococcus sp. PCC 7336 and encodes:
- a CDS encoding FkbM family methyltransferase, with the translated sequence MQAPTTPMPEGDPLHLGIQYYESGQWQAAEDCLKQLVESHPTEAEAWYVLGLIGAQRDRYTIARERLHVAIALEADTAKYHCALGNLFQVQEQFEQAVESYRAAIEIEPEYTEAHFNLELTLAQLSASQASAIAAPEEANAPSIDTTAELPEQLLDRARQYQQAGQLDEADAQYRRLLELYPNCADGWHLWGLLAAIDRHQNDIALERVSRASELDEGNASYQIDLGNIYQSSDKLDLAIDCYQKAIQLQPDNALSYFNLARVFESAGKPKIAIKHYREAISVSPTFAAAQNNLGILIWKSGDLEGAIKYLQEAVIQNPNSEEIYLTLGDLYLARRDKKAAHETYIKALNINPENISTLFTVGDLFRSSMNLTQAAQVYEKIVELDPTSVKAYICLGIVLKDACKIEASIESFQKACELDPSDFAAFNNLAFAMHYSEVYTAEDIYAVHQRSNKIHARPYTIASQPHDRDPKRKLRIGYVSGDFKRHAVASFFQPIIANHNRNEVEVFCYKTNAKSDELTEYFKQLSDAWRDISCMDDNCAAQLVRQDKIDILVDLSGHTMGNRLLLFARKPAPVQVTYLGYPDTTGLDAIDYRITDHFADPESLTEYLHSEELIRLPQSFLCFQPPSECPPVNRSPLLETGQVCFASFNFLAKASTSTIHRWAAILKAVPNSRLLVKSPPLGDPQVRNYVLGVFEQHGISSDRIDLIQWIPNFQSHLATYHRVDIVLDAYPYHGTTSTCEALWMGIPVVTLAGDTHVSRVGVSLLSAVGLEELIADSEQDYISIAIDLANNVDWLQQLRSSLRERMYNSPLIQATEFTHNLEVAYRKMWHRYLQEKAEVPTRSLPSSLNISARPSSFSSSLQLEPDERLIQIEGGVKICVKNDLNSLTTYVLLEQGDWFESEMAFIRQLIVPGMEVLDIGANHGVYTLTMAKLLQGQGRVTAYEPASSVVTLLRKGVYANTLNTVKIVKAGLSDREGEAALFLSTNSELNSLHTASVGQMKETIRLLNLDREMERNGWQDISFVKLDAEGEEAKILAGGQRFFSEQSPLIMFELISDKVNLLLVELFQELGYDIYYFIPGICLLAPFDSQKPIERFQLNLFACKADRAQQLSERRLLVKQLSEKPSLSKPSYWLEEIAKLSYAAPLLRQWQQVEMSSNAYGQLYEEGLNYFFISKIFDISPAEQLASLQHSFECLQNVVSAKPSFSRYCTLARVAAELGQRQVSVQALQELVGLMRSNATIQIDEPFLPVDRIYDNRPFNDRLPDWLWVSIVETYENSYIFNSYHTADTTISILNQVVQNSFCSPQTNQRLSLAKLRLKEQEYASHIYRQDTRALRLCLNNYYSLQNKTLYGSRSNPGNGFFSILTVYFWGVVELFNQNILPEKIDFSDEFLAYKTKKQVQDRIDVYPFYFKDTIDREIKHINTGEYLPKHNHHGVYQSYDFNRYNLLIDRYFNVSDSILDLQGFLVEKYQIDFSRTIAVCYRGTDKSTEIQLANPQAYLNVVESFLKENPDFRILIQTDQEQVRDLFVARLKNQCFFIEEMPVTKGKIVLHDLSNDLSLDRFEFGKILLATTHLLSRCRLIVNHTGNMAAWICLLRGNARGMYQFDREGKLIFPTEILQRDRQRSSLRSGEQEQEGKLAKLIIDRPKFILIKAWGYGFWSDIDHVLGQLLVAELTDRTPIVHWGDNSLFRDPEDENGFENYFAPVSPYTIDDLAGRSYTFYPSKWVEDNLKCNNLNKWDGFGSRLSGSSFLFRQEDIVVSDFHSYVCDLIPQIDTHHYLLGKSPQEIYRYLCQKYLKIKPEIQCEIEQFYSKHLAGCDTLAVHIRGSDKRKESSNLHQINQRYHQAIARHLERVPDTVIFLLTDEASVLAEYQQIYGERLCYTNATRTSTDVGVHYQQHSSRKQLGIEIIKDTYLAAKCDHFIGNGHSAVSSTILHLKEWPEDRYLLLADNLILMAPEKPDSQLMINPRIEFDQQLIEIEGGVKICVEDNLRSMTTYVLLEQGDWFEAEMAFIRSLIAPGMHALDIGANHGVYTLTMAKLLQGQGQITAYEPASLVFERLQQGVKANSLATVELINSGLSDREGEATLFLSSNSELNSLQGDPNRQHRERIDLLSLDEEMERRSWAQIDFVKLDAEGEEAKILAGGRKFFERQSPLVMFELKHGKQINIQLIEQFEALGYKPFRLLPGLGLLVPFDPHQPFDGYQLNLFACKSDCTDKLKQRQLLADDIDSTSPDLDLDLWRSVLAEMNYARDLIDDWVPAFECRSKGDRNIYIDGLHYFWLSQTLTLKPSERIAAATSALNCFKQALQERDSLARRCSLARVLAELGERKASIEHLSQLGNAIESASAIAIDEPFLPVDRRYDSLAIGGHLQEWLRTSIFETLERRYAFSAYFVPQQSIELLSRIDPDSPFSGEALRRLQLVRALVDPSAHSVRRSQSRLPSESTERGNLTLQRRQLSVDELLQTAKAHYNTGDWIRAEQCCQKVLQMQADCGEAWHLSGMLAAQEGVNTVAIDRIQQAIVHQPGEADFYCSLGNLFQEEDRIEESIAQYRQALRLDPECIEAAFNLEVLSSSSGID